The DNA sequence AAAATGATTACCTCTGCCTGGGCCAGTGAATCTGCTTCCTCTAAGGTACCTGACTCCAGTCAGATCCTGAAACTGGCCAAACTATACGAGGAACAGGGCGTTCCGGGCAAGGCACTCAAACTATTGCAACAGGCTCATGATCGCAACGACTCCGATACACAGATTTTGAGAGAACTGGCCCGTCTGCAGCTGTTCTACAGTCTGCTCGATGAGGCAGAGAACAGTTACCTGAGTCTGCAGAAGACATCGCCCGATGATCCGGAGATCAAGAAGGCGTTACAGCAAATTGCCCGGTTCAGAGAAACGCCTCGATACTAACTGCTGTTTTCACAGGATTATTCCTGCCTGCCCGGGGATGCTCTGTTTCTCTGGTACGATCTCAAGTTCCAGAGGCCAGTTCTGGCGTTTCGAGTATTCTCCCTCTGCGCCATACAGGCTCTGAAAACTTTACGGGGGCTGCAGATCGATTTGATGAAAATCTGTAGAGAAAGAATCAGAACTTCTGGCAGATTCGAAATGAATATGCGAACATGGAATCAGGTGACAAAGCAAGGCTAAGTGTTCTCTGATGGGAGTTTCTGTGGGGCCGCAGGAATTCATTCCGTGGTTGAACCGTCTGCAAACGCAGAGTTTCTCAGGCGAAACAACACGGCGCTTTGTCCCGAGATCGTCATGGTAAGACCGGGAAATTCAATTTTGCATTCTGAATTTCTGATTGAGAAGCCCCGTTTATGGAGAAAAATAATGCGTCGAGTACTACCGCTTCTTTTACTGCTGTGTTCAGCGGGTCAGTTTTTGCATGCGGACGATGCAAAACCAGATGAGGAAGGCCTGATTCGCACTGCGATTTCCTCTTACAAAACAGCTTTTGACAAGGGAGATGCCAAAGCTGTTGCCAGCCACTGGACACCCGAAGGGGAATTCACTCCACCGGGAGGCGAAACAATCAAGGGACAGGCCGCGCTGGAGAAAAGCTTCACAGAGTATTTTAAGGATTCGCCTGGCGCTAAAATCGAACTGGAAAGTGTCGATATTCGACTGATCTCACCAGGCGTTGCCGTTGAGAACGGTGTGGCTGAGGTCATTCTGCCGGAGCAGGAGACCAGCATCACTGAATACTCGGCCGTGCATGTGAAAACGCCCGCTGGCTGGAAGCTGGATAGTGTAACAGAAACAGCAGCCATAGTGCCTCAATCACACTACGAACAACTGAAATCACTGGAATGGATGATCGGAACCTGGGTTGATGAAGGCGATGATGGTTCCGTCGAAACCGTCTGCAAGTGGACGAAGAATAAAAACTTCATGACGCGTTCTTTTAAGGTACATATCCAGGATCGCGTTGCTCTGGAAGGGACGCAGATCATTGGCTGGGATCCGGATAAACAGACCATCCGTTCCTGGTTATTCGACTCAGAAGGTGGATTCGGTGTCGGGATCTGGACTCAAACCGAGAATCGCTGGACCGTACGCACATTGCAGGTTCTGGCGAATGGCGAGAAGGCCACTGGAGTTAATGTCATCACCAAAATCGATAACAACAGTTTTACTTTTCGTTCTCTAGGACGCGAGGTGGATGGCGAACTCCTGCCGGGAGTCGACGAGATCACCATTATCCGCAAGTAATCTGAGTGGTTTCGTAATTCATCGCTAATTATCAGCTTTAATATAAGGTGGGAAAAATGAGAACTCCCCAAATTGCATTCTTTGTAGCACTTTTATCTGTATCGTTACTGACGCACGATGCCTATTCCCGCGGCGGCCGCGGTGGAGGAGGTGGCGGTGCTCGCGGCGGGGGTGGGGCCCGTGGTGGTGGAGGAGGATTCAACCGGGGCGGAGGCGGGGGAATTTCCCGGCCCAGCCCCTCAATGAGTCGGCCTTCGCGTCCCAATGTGTCCCGACCCAGCGGAGGGAACCGTCCCAATTTGGGCAACCGCCCCAGCGGTGGTGGCGGAAATCGACCAAATCTGGGGAATCGTCCAAGCGGCGGCAATCGACCTGATCTGGGGAACCGCCCCGAAGGAGGCAATCGGCCGAGTGGTGGAAACCGTCCCAACCTCGGTAATCGACCAGGAGGGGGAAACCGACCCGATTTCAGTAACCGTCCTACCCAGGGGCAATTGCAGGACTTTTTGAACCTGCCGGGTAACGCAGGTGGTAACCGTCCTGGCGGAGGAAATCGCCCTGAAATCATTAATCGCCCGGGCAGCGGCAATCGGCCCGATGTTGTGAACCGTCCGGGCAGTGGTGATCGCCCAGGAGCAGGAAACAGACCAGAGATTATCAATCGGCCTGGTAGTGGAAATCGTCCCGATGTTGTGAATCGACCAGGCGATGGCAATCGTCCCGGAGCTGGCAACCGACCCGGTGCAGGGGACCGACCTGGGAATCGTCCCGGAAATCGCCCCGGCGACCGTCCCATTAATAACCGTGGTCCCGGTAAGCGGGATATTTCGATCAATCAGATCAACAATAACCGTGTTCGCGTGGGTAACAATGTTCGTAATAACTGGAATAACAGACATGTGAATGCTTTCAATCGCGACTGGTGGACCCATCGTCCCGGCTGGAATACTCCAGCCTGGCGCTATCAGCGTTACTGGGGACGTTACCCCGCCGGTTACTGGTGGCGACCTGTAACCGCTGTCGCTATGACCTCCTGGTTCGTAGGCTGGTGGAACACTCCCTCCTATTATGAGTATGGATCAAACATCTATTACGAGGACAACTCGGTGTATTATGGAGACCAGCCGGTTGCCACAGCGGATGAATATTATCAGCAGGCGTTGTCCCTGGCTGATTCCGCTCCTCAGGATTCGCAGTCGAATGCAGAAGAGACGGAATGGATGCCTCTGGGAGTCTATGCCATTACGAATGCTGACTCCGAGGAGACCAATATGGTTCTGCAGTTGGCGGTGGACAAGAACGGCGTGATCGCGGGAACGTTCTACAACGACATTTCTGACGTCACTCACCCAGTTGAAGGCATGGTTGACAAAGACAACCAACGCGCTTCCTGGCATTTTTCTGATGGCAGTAATCCGGGGCTGGTCATGGAGACCGGCGTCTATAATCTGACCCAGGACCAGACCAACGTGCTCGTGCACTTTAATGAAGAGAAGACACAGACCTGGTTACTGGTTCGTCTGCCTGAACCGAAAGGGGACGATAATCAGACGAACTGATTCACACCAGTAATCGTTAGAAATTTATTATTCTGTAGTCGTAAAAGAAGCCCCCTGAAACATTCGTGATTCAGGGGGCTTCTCGTGTTCTTGCTCATCCTGTGAATAATGAAGGCACAGAAGGCTCATGTGTTCTGTTTAAACCTGCACGGTCATGTACAGCTCCTGATGTGCAAACTGCTCGATAAGTCGGACGAGTTCTGTTCGATTTACCGGCTTTGACAGATAGGCATCACAGCCACTATCCAGGCATTTCAGATGATCTCCAGTAAGTGCATTTGCTGTTAGTGCAATCACAGGGATCTGGCCCCCCATATCTCTCAAGGTCTGGGTGGCTCTATAACCATCCATTACCGGCATTTGCATATCCATGACAATGGCATGAAACGGCTCGCCAGATTGAGAATTAGAATTAACGAGGTCAATTGCGACCTGACCATTTTCGGCAACTTGTGTGCTTGCCCCGGATTTTTTCAGGATATGGGAGAACAAGCGACAGTTATCGTAACTGTCGTCCACAACTAAAATGCGTAATCCTGCTAAAGATTTTGGCACATGAGCTGATCTATTAGCACACGCAACAGGCACTTTATTAACTGTTTGATTTGACGATATGAAAGAGTCGGTATCAGTAACCAGAACGGGAATCATGAAAGTGACAGTGGTACCCTGATTCAATTGACTCTCAATGGAGATTGAACCTCCAAAGAGTTCTACCAACCGCTTACTGATGGTGAGTCCCAGTCCAGTCCCACCATATTTACGTGTCGTGGAATTGTCTGCTTGAGTGAATGGAGTAAACAGATTCTGAATACGGTCGGCAGAAATACCAATGCCGGTGTCTACGATCTTAAAATTGAACAGGGCAGGGGGCCGGTTCCCTGGCCAGACGAATGCAATTGAGCTCGTCCTGCTGAACCGTCAGTAAATCGGTTTTGCAATGCGTTCGATAAACAAATGCCGCGATTTCTGACAGGAGCACCATTAAAGGCAGGAAGATGGCGAGTCCTCGTTTGAGAATGCGAGAAGCCGCTGATTTGTATAGGAAAGAACTGCATTTTCTTCGCGAGGTTCATAAGAAATGATGCACAGAATTATTCTGCTGGACGTTGATCAGATAGCTGAAAAGCGGGCAAATAAAAGGGATATCTCTTAAGGGGCTGACAGTTTCAAAGCTCGAGGCTCGTGAATAATTGTGATTTGATTCCGGATTCTGATTCAAAAAATCATTGCAAGGTGATTAATGAAAAACAGCCACCTGAGTTAGAACTCAGATGGCTGTTCTGAAATATCAATTGTTCTTGTGAACTATTTCAGTTCTTTGATTTTGATGTTTCGCCAGCTGACCTGCTTGCCAACTTTTTCAGGATGGTTACCAACACCATGTACCTGCAGGGCGATAAAGCCTTCAGAAGTGAGTCCATCTTTGAGATCTGCAGCAGGGACGCCGTTGATCCAGGTCTTGATGGAATCCCCTTTGCAGACGATGCGGTAGTGATTCCACTCATTCTGCTTGAAGGCTTTCTGTGCTGCCTTGTTATCAGCCAGGTTGTTTAACCAGCCACGACGTGCTTCATCATAAATTCCGCCTGACCAGGCGCGATCGGAGGGATCGATTTCTACCTGATAGCCGTGTACACGACCAGCGGGGATTTTTTTCTTCAGTTCTTTGCCGTCTTCACCGTTGTAGACAATAGTTCTGTCTTCATCATGGACATTGCTGCGAATCTGGATCCCCGAGTTCAACAGTGGATCAACTTTGAAATCGACTTCGAGTTCAAAGTCGCCATAATTTCTGTCGGTACACAGAAAACTGTTGGGAGTTTTGGGTACCGAAGTGCCGACGATCGTGCCATCGACGACTTCATATTTGGCCGTCCCACCTTTTTGGACCCAGCCGTCAAGAGTTTTACCATCAAACAGTGGTTTGAAGCCCTTGTCTTCAGCATAGGTGGTGATATTCATCAGGAGTGCGAGGCAAAACGCAGAGAGTGTCAGTTGAACTTTCATAGTTTATCCATCAGGTAAAGTGTTTTAAAAATAGCCAGAAAACGGTTGTCAGGCAGCATTATGACTGGGAGAACGGGAGGATACCAGTCATAAAACAGAGTTTCCTTCCGCGTCCGACTCGATAGGCGTCGATCGATCAGCCTCTGCTAATCGATGCGGTTTAGAATCAGCAGACGAAAGTCCATCACCTGCTTACCGGGGATCTCAAGCGCCCGCAGGGTCAACTCACCAGTCCCTTTGGGAAGCTGGATGTTCCCCAGGACCAGTGGCTGAAAATCCTTAACCAGGGACTCTGAACGTTGCGCCCGGTCCTGTTCTGCACCAACGAGAGGAGGATCGTGCGCTTCAGTTATCTTGCCTGTGAGGTGACTGTCTTTGAATCTCAGTTCAACGGTCGAACCGACATCATCTGCCGGGCAGGTATAATAGACTATCGCCTCGTAAGTGCCTGCCTGGTCCACTTCTGCATCCCAGATGATGCTGTCTTGCGGGCTTGTCCAGTTATAGAAGAAGCTGCAGTTGGGATGCCGGGACGAACGTTTGATTTCACCGTAAGAAATGGCATCACGGGCGGGTAGTTGAGTCGATTTCGCACCGCCGTAACCAATCAGGAAAGGGCGGCTATCTTGGGGATAGCCGTGAGGCCAGACTGAACTTTTCCAGTCTTTGACTGCCTGTTTGAGCTTCTGAGTAACTTCAGGCCGTTCACCGGCGATGTCTTTCCGCTGGCCGGGATCCTGGGTCATGTCATAAAGCTGTCCTTTTTCAGAGAGCCGATACTGATCCGTACGGACGCTGACTCGCTGACGCAGGCTGGAGAAGATCATCCGGTTCGGCCAGGAATTGGCGTCCCCCATGATCAACGGTTTGAGGCTCACGCCGTCAATCGGCTTTGGTTCGGGACGTTTAATCCCAGCCAGATCGGTCAAGGTCGGCAGGAGATCAATCGCACCCGCGACCTGGTTCACCTGTCGTCCTGCGGGGATATGTCCGGTCCAGCGGATCACAAACGGAGAGCGCACACCACCTTCATCCAGTGAACCTTTCTTACCTTTCATGTCACCATTCCAGCGAAAACCGTTGGGGCCATTATCGGAGAAGTAAAGCACGATGGTCTCATCTTCGATTCCGAGTTGATTCAGTTTCTTCAGCACGCGACCTACGTTCCAGTCCACATTTTCACACATGGCCAGCGCAGCACGGAGATGATCTGACTGTTCTTTCTCCGGGTCGCGATGATGCATCTTCAGCTTTTTATCTGCAAAACGGTCCCAGTATTCGTCAGGGACCTGCATAGGGGAGTGAGGCGTGCAATAAGGCAGATAGGTAAAGAACGGTTTGTCGCGTTTCACCTGCTGATCCATGAACGCAATTGCTTTGCTGGTGAGGTCATCGGTAATGTATCCCTCACCTTTCACAAACGTCCCATTATGATCAAGCATGGGGCTGAAATAGTGTCCCCAGTGTCCTGAAGTGAATCCGTAATACTCATCAAAGCCTTTGGCATTGGGATGATTCGGATATTGAGTGCCGTTATGCCATTTGCCAAAAGCGCCGGTCGCATAGCCGGCTGCTTTGAACGCCTGGGCCACCGTATATTCATCGGAATTGAAGCGTTCTTCCCCTTT is a window from the Gimesia benthica genome containing:
- a CDS encoding YybH family protein, coding for MRRVLPLLLLLCSAGQFLHADDAKPDEEGLIRTAISSYKTAFDKGDAKAVASHWTPEGEFTPPGGETIKGQAALEKSFTEYFKDSPGAKIELESVDIRLISPGVAVENGVAEVILPEQETSITEYSAVHVKTPAGWKLDSVTETAAIVPQSHYEQLKSLEWMIGTWVDEGDDGSVETVCKWTKNKNFMTRSFKVHIQDRVALEGTQIIGWDPDKQTIRSWLFDSEGGFGVGIWTQTENRWTVRTLQVLANGEKATGVNVITKIDNNSFTFRSLGREVDGELLPGVDEITIIRK
- a CDS encoding response regulator, with the protein product MIPVLVTDTDSFISSNQTVNKVPVACANRSAHVPKSLAGLRILVVDDSYDNCRLFSHILKKSGASTQVAENGQVAIDLVNSNSQSGEPFHAIVMDMQMPVMDGYRATQTLRDMGGQIPVIALTANALTGDHLKCLDSGCDAYLSKPVNRTELVRLIEQFAHQELYMTVQV
- a CDS encoding 3-keto-disaccharide hydrolase; protein product: MKVQLTLSAFCLALLMNITTYAEDKGFKPLFDGKTLDGWVQKGGTAKYEVVDGTIVGTSVPKTPNSFLCTDRNYGDFELEVDFKVDPLLNSGIQIRSNVHDEDRTIVYNGEDGKELKKKIPAGRVHGYQVEIDPSDRAWSGGIYDEARRGWLNNLADNKAAQKAFKQNEWNHYRIVCKGDSIKTWINGVPAADLKDGLTSEGFIALQVHGVGNHPEKVGKQVSWRNIKIKELK
- a CDS encoding arylsulfatase, coding for MKPILTLGLLVCLLTGNLLANDQKHPNIVVFLADDQGWGDVSHNGNTNLHTPNIDSLVKEGVRFNHFYVGAVCAPTRAAFLTGRYHARTGTTGVSKGEERFNSDEYTVAQAFKAAGYATGAFGKWHNGTQYPNHPNAKGFDEYYGFTSGHWGHYFSPMLDHNGTFVKGEGYITDDLTSKAIAFMDQQVKRDKPFFTYLPYCTPHSPMQVPDEYWDRFADKKLKMHHRDPEKEQSDHLRAALAMCENVDWNVGRVLKKLNQLGIEDETIVLYFSDNGPNGFRWNGDMKGKKGSLDEGGVRSPFVIRWTGHIPAGRQVNQVAGAIDLLPTLTDLAGIKRPEPKPIDGVSLKPLIMGDANSWPNRMIFSSLRQRVSVRTDQYRLSEKGQLYDMTQDPGQRKDIAGERPEVTQKLKQAVKDWKSSVWPHGYPQDSRPFLIGYGGAKSTQLPARDAISYGEIKRSSRHPNCSFFYNWTSPQDSIIWDAEVDQAGTYEAIVYYTCPADDVGSTVELRFKDSHLTGKITEAHDPPLVGAEQDRAQRSESLVKDFQPLVLGNIQLPKGTGELTLRALEIPGKQVMDFRLLILNRID